One Diabrotica virgifera virgifera chromosome 3, PGI_DIABVI_V3a genomic window carries:
- the LOC114330521 gene encoding uncharacterized protein LOC114330521: MVTLKMLKIALIFVICACTAHIVSSAAVETSDNQLVLHQLRRLQRDLQARGSVDLSIDNIINTVISTVINVVSSILIKAFCGAITPYLLLVSVFRSTVIKALSLIVQFLGEVATSLLPALSDTVTQITSFISTVDSTIGNALDYVNKAGCSVSV; the protein is encoded by the exons ATGGTCACATTGAAAATGTTGAAAATTGCGCTGATATTTGTAATTTGT GCTTGCACAGCACATATTGTTAGCTCAGCTGCAGTAGAAACAAGTGACAACCAATTGGTTTTGCATCAACTCCGTCGACTACAAAGAGACTTACAAGCTAGAGGCTCAGTAGACTTGTCAATAGACAACATAATAAACACGGTTATAAGCACGGTCATAAATGTTGTATCAAGCATACTTATTAAAGCTTTTTGTGGTGCTATAACACCTTATTTACTTCTCGTATCAGTCTTTAGAAGTACAGTTATCAAAGCTCTTAGTTTAATTGTGCAATTTTTAGGTGAGGTAGCCACATCACTGTTGCCAGCTTTGTCTGATACTGTTACACAAATTACTAGTTTCATATCTACTGTAGATTCCACAATTGGTAATGCCTTAGATTATGTAAACAAAGCAGGATGTTCTGTTTCAGTGTAA